Sequence from the Herpetosiphonaceae bacterium genome:
CAGCCCAGCCACGGCCTGCGCTCGATCATATTGATCGAGGTCGCAGCACCCAGCACCCGGCCTTTCGCCGTATCTTGATCACCCAGTCGCTCGGTCGCCCACGACATCTCCTGCGCGAGCACAACGCTGATCACCGGCAGCCCGATCAGCGCGACCACGATCGTCCAGCGGCGCATGGTCGCGGGATAGACCAAGAGCAGCCCCAGCCAGACCAGCAGAGCGCCGAGCCAGCTTCCGCGCGAGAACGAGAAAAAAACGCCCAGATAGGCCAGCCCAAGCATCGCCAGCGTCAGCACGCGCCGGCCACGCGAGCGGCTCTGCATTCCGTACTGCAAGAGCAGCAGCGCCAGAAAGAGCAGCGTGCTGGTATAGACCGCCGGATTGCCGAAGGTGCCGACGGTGCGCTCGCCAATGCGGTTGAGCCAGTGCTCCGGCAGCGTTTGCGGCACGAACCAGCCGAGCAGCCCGATGATTGCTTCGACGACGATGGTGATCGAGCCAGCCCAGGCCAGGCGGCTGAGATCGCGCGTGGTCGGCGCGATCAGTCGTACCAGCCAGTACATGCACAGCGGCACGAAAAGCCGATCGTAGAAGCGCACGAGCGTCTGCGCGGGCCTGGGCGTCAGCAGCATGATGTTGGCGATGGCTAGCAGCACAAAGATCAGCATGAACAGCTCAGCCCGTCCGAAGCGCACCGGCTCGCGCTGACGCAGGCCCAGCCAATCGCCAAGGATCACGATCGCCAGCGCGCCTGGGATCATCGCGCGGTGCAGCAGCCAGTACATGATCCTGAACGAGGGCGTCGGCGTGATCACGAAGTACGGAAAGATCACAATCCAGAGGATCACCGCCACGAACGGATAGCGCAGGAAGAGGATCGCGGCGGGCACGATCGCGCCGAGCGGCACCAGGAAGATCCACTGTCCGCCGACGATCAGCAGCGCGGCGACGAGGCCGAAGCTCACGCCCAGGAGCGCCGGTAGCCAGTCGGGCAGCGCCGCGCCGGGATGCAGCGCACTGCGCGGGCCGTGGCCGAAGATCGATCTGCGGATCAGAGATAGGCGTGACGCTACCACGATTCGCTCCTTGCCTGGTATCCGTACTGCCAGCCTTGCGTGCCAGCGCCCAGGCGGATCGCGGCGAGTTGATCCTCGCTCAAGACCGCGCGCCATCGCTCGTCGACGCTGATCGCCGTGCGCTGCGTGAGACGCATCGCATTGCCGATGATATGGTGGCTCTGCGGCCACAGGTCTGCCGAACGTAGCGCCGGATCGACGCCACAAAACCGATCGAGCCGCGCGAGTGTGTCCGACGCATCGCGGCACAGCGCTTCGTAGCGCACCAGCAGCCGTTTGTCGGGCGGCAGACCGGCCAGTGTCCGCTCGATCCGGTCGTGGAGCGTGGCCCACTGCCGCGCCGCCTCGCGCGTGTCGATCGCCGCGCCGCGTCGCAGCCGCGACGCAACCACGCCCCGCACATCGCGCACCAGATGGATCGCCCGCAGATCGAGCGCCGAAAACCGCCGCAGCGTCGGCAGCCGCAGCCGATCTTTCGAGGTATCCACAAAGACGCGCCCGCCGGTCACGTCCAGCACCGATTCGACGAATGCCGCGTTGCGCGCCACCAGCCGCCTGACCCGCTGCCGCTCGCCGGGATAGGCGTCGCAGAGCGCATCGCGCAGCGTGTTGAGCATCGGACGGCGAAAGCGGCGCTTGCGGAGCCGCTGGATCACAGGTGGGCCGCCCAGCGCAAGCTCGGTATCGAAGTGGGCCGGATCGAACGGAAAGCCGCGCTCGCGCATCGCGTCTGCCACTGCCTGCCAGAAGGCGCAGCGCTTGATGCGCTGGCCGCACGAGCAGAGGTAGCTATCGGGATCTTCCCGCGCGATCAGCCCATTCATCTCGCCGATCGTCACGATCTGTGGATGAGCCGACAGCAACAATGCCAGCAGCGTTGCGCCGGAGAACGCGGTCGTCTCGATCGACACGAAGATCGGTCGATCCTGCGCCGCGTGCGTTGCGTGTTCGGCTCCGTCGATCATGCTCATCCTCCGAATCGTCACCTGGATCTGCGGCTACTCGAAGTAGCCCAGCGCCCGCAGCCGGTCCCGGATCTGCGCCTCGTCCTCAGCCGACATCTCTTCCTCGCCGAAGGCCAGCGCGTGCTCGCTCGGCCAGTACTCCATCGGCGCGCCCTGCCGCACCGGCTGCGCCGCGAGGCGTTCTGCGACAAATGCCCCGGCGATCACACGGCCATCCATGTCCGATGGGATCGGCAGGCCCAGCGCATGGAGCGTCGTCGGCGCTACGTCCTCGATCTGCAAGCCTTGCAGCGGCTCCGCCTGAGCGCGCATGCCCGGCCCGTGCGCGATGAAAATGCCCTGGCTGCGGTGCTTGGCCGGTCCCGACGCGACCGGACGCCTGGTGACAACCGAGCTGTAGCTGCTGAGGTAGTAGCTACAGCCGTAGTCGGGATCGAGAATCGCGATCAGGTCGGGGATACTCGCTCCCGTCGCGCCCTGGTAGTAGTCGCTGCCGCGAAAGACGCGCTGGACGATGCGCTTGCCGGTTTCGGGGTCGGTGATCTCCAGCAGCTCGCCCATGATCGCCTGGGCAAGCGCGGCCTGCTCAGGCTCCGGCACCCGCAGCCGAATGCCCATGATGTTATAGAAGATCGGCACGCAGTACGCCTGGCTGCGCTCCAGGTCGACCGCCGTGGTGCGGCGATTGGCCGCTTTCCTGATCAGCGTGCTGTCGGCCAGGCCCGGTATGCGGTGGATCAGCCTGCCGATCTTGTCCCTGGACAGGCCCAGCCGCTTGAGCCAGTGATCGGGGCTGGCGAGCGTCGTGCCGCTGGCGCGAGCGGCCAGCCAGCCGCGCTGGTGCAGCCAGTTGTTGCAGTGGAAGCGCCTCGTCTCGACCGGTCCCATGCCGTGGTCGGACATGACTAGCGTTACGGTCTGCTCACCCGCGCGCGCTACCAGCTCCCCGACGATCTCGTCGAGCCGGACATACACGTCGCGGACGGCCTGGCACAACTGCTGAACGTCAGGCGGGTCGTCTGGCTGTGGCGAGCGGTGGTAGGGCCAGAGATAATGGCCCATGCGGTCGGTGCTGGTAAAGACCACCATGAAAAAGTCCCACGGCTCCGACTCCATCAGCTCAAGGCTGACCGTAGCGCGTCGCTCCTCCATCTGCCGAAACTCCTCGACCAGCGCCAGGCTCGGCGCGGTCAGCTCCGGCTCGAAGGTA
This genomic interval carries:
- a CDS encoding O-antigen ligase family protein; this encodes MVASRLSLIRRSIFGHGPRSALHPGAALPDWLPALLGVSFGLVAALLIVGGQWIFLVPLGAIVPAAILFLRYPFVAVILWIVIFPYFVITPTPSFRIMYWLLHRAMIPGALAIVILGDWLGLRQREPVRFGRAELFMLIFVLLAIANIMLLTPRPAQTLVRFYDRLFVPLCMYWLVRLIAPTTRDLSRLAWAGSITIVVEAIIGLLGWFVPQTLPEHWLNRIGERTVGTFGNPAVYTSTLLFLALLLLQYGMQSRSRGRRVLTLAMLGLAYLGVFFSFSRGSWLGALLVWLGLLLVYPATMRRWTIVVALIGLPVISVVLAQEMSWATERLGDQDTAKGRVLGAATSINMIERRPWLGWGFDTYDLYDEQFKTRVADLAVREEQTSHNTYLLFIAEMGAVSLVLYMLPVVWWLLLSRKVWHRLPGHGFLSWHLLVLLWLLLLDHFTVSNFMDMIQSNLFGTTIWWLALGLIASLISTHLAPGDIGPPRWTRQPRRALAVERATPPGLIEQHEYAHDMRRSKGPKR
- a CDS encoding alkaline phosphatase family protein yields the protein MQTPNRVLIIGLDGATWDVLDPWMRDGTLPNLARLRQQGSWGALHSSIPPITAAAWSTFMTGKRPGKHGVYHFVKLFDDDAPTASEPELVSARSLKSPALWDVIAHHDQHVVLVNIPLTYPPRPVNGVMITGLLTPSSAPVFTHPPELSARLAEYQIDLERFMDKTPHVDTFEPELTAPSLALVEEFRQMEERRATVSLELMESEPWDFFMVVFTSTDRMGHYLWPYHRSPQPDDPPDVQQLCQAVRDVYVRLDEIVGELVARAGEQTVTLVMSDHGMGPVETRRFHCNNWLHQRGWLAARASGTTLASPDHWLKRLGLSRDKIGRLIHRIPGLADSTLIRKAANRRTTAVDLERSQAYCVPIFYNIMGIRLRVPEPEQAALAQAIMGELLEITDPETGKRIVQRVFRGSDYYQGATGASIPDLIAILDPDYGCSYYLSSYSSVVTRRPVASGPAKHRSQGIFIAHGPGMRAQAEPLQGLQIEDVAPTTLHALGLPIPSDMDGRVIAGAFVAERLAAQPVRQGAPMEYWPSEHALAFGEEEMSAEDEAQIRDRLRALGYFE
- a CDS encoding sulfotransferase, producing the protein MIDGAEHATHAAQDRPIFVSIETTAFSGATLLALLLSAHPQIVTIGEMNGLIAREDPDSYLCSCGQRIKRCAFWQAVADAMRERGFPFDPAHFDTELALGGPPVIQRLRKRRFRRPMLNTLRDALCDAYPGERQRVRRLVARNAAFVESVLDVTGGRVFVDTSKDRLRLPTLRRFSALDLRAIHLVRDVRGVVASRLRRGAAIDTREAARQWATLHDRIERTLAGLPPDKRLLVRYEALCRDASDTLARLDRFCGVDPALRSADLWPQSHHIIGNAMRLTQRTAISVDERWRAVLSEDQLAAIRLGAGTQGWQYGYQARSESW